A genomic region of Monomorium pharaonis isolate MP-MQ-018 unplaced genomic scaffold, ASM1337386v2 scaffold_613, whole genome shotgun sequence contains the following coding sequences:
- the LOC105835592 gene encoding yrdC domain-containing protein, mitochondrial isoform X1: protein MLLMQLQVAGRLNLQKLWNSASIRCIMSPSSMGPMKVIMNKAKGELKMLEAKMPEEKHFFCGGDRSVAIAAELLRQGKVIAVPTDTVYGLACLGANSCAIQRLYEIKRRDEGKPLAICLSNVNEVGTWGCLDDVPAGMLESLLPGPYTICLRRTRALNHALNPGLDTVGIRVPNDKFVRSVAQIVGPLALTSANVSNEPSSLHPDEFRALWPELDGIFYGPKNSKKQIDQRRVGSTVVDVSKPGCFTVVRHGIGASIIIGTLRKYGLKKITDTSE from the exons ATGCTGCTCATGCAGTTACAAGTGGCGGGTCGATTAAACTTGCAGAAG CTTTGGAATTCCGCGAGCATTCGATGTATCATGAGCCCTAGTTCCATGGGTCCCATGAAAGTCATAATGAATAAGGCCAAGGGAGAGCTAAAGATGCTCGAGGCGAAGATGCCAGAGGAGAAGCACTTCTTTTGCGGCGGCGACCGGAGCGTCGCAATCGCGGCGGAGCTGCTGCGGCAGGGCAAGGTAATCGCGGTGCCGACGGACACGGTCTACGGTCTCGCCTGCCTGGGTGCGAATTCGTGTGCTATTCAGCGGCTGTACGAGATCAAGCGGCGGGACGAGGGTAAGCCGCTGGCGATCTGCCTGAGCAATGTCAATGAGGTAGGTACGTGGGGCTGCCTGGACGACGTGCCGGCCGGCATGCTGGAAAGTCTGCTTCCCGGGCCGTACACGATATGCCTGCGGCGCACGCGCGCCCTGAACCACGCCCTGAACCCCGGCCTTGACACCGTGGGTATCCGCGTACCCAACGACAAGTTCGTGCGCAGCGTCGCTCAGATTGTCGGCCCACTCGCGCTCACCAGCGCCAACGTCAGCAACGAGCCAAGTAGTCTGCACCCGGACGAGTTCCGTGCGCTGTGGCCGGAGCTCGATGGAATCTTCTACGGCCCTAAGAACTCGAAGAAGCAGATCGATCAACGTAGGGTTGGTTCCACCGTGGTGGATGTGTCGAAGCCGGGTTGTTTTACGGTCGTGCGTCATGGCATCGGCGCGAGTATCATTATTGGGACATTACGCAAGTACGGTTTGAAAAAGATCACCGATACGTCGGAGTAA
- the LOC105835592 gene encoding yrdC domain-containing protein, mitochondrial isoform X2, whose product MLLMQLQVAGRLNLQKLWNSASIRCIMSPSSMGPMKVIMNKAKGELKMLEAKMPEEKHFFCGGDRSVAIAAELLRQGKVIAVPTDTVYGLACLGANSCAIQRLYEIKRRDEGKPLAICLSNVNEVGTWGCLDDVPAGMLESLLPGPYTICLRRTRALNHALNPGLDTVGIRVPNDKFVRSVAQIVGPLALTSANVSNEPSSLHPDEFRALWPELDGIFYGPKNSKKQIDQRRVGSTVVDVSKPGCFTVVRHGIGASIIIGTLRKKHS is encoded by the exons ATGCTGCTCATGCAGTTACAAGTGGCGGGTCGATTAAACTTGCAGAAG CTTTGGAATTCCGCGAGCATTCGATGTATCATGAGCCCTAGTTCCATGGGTCCCATGAAAGTCATAATGAATAAGGCCAAGGGAGAGCTAAAGATGCTCGAGGCGAAGATGCCAGAGGAGAAGCACTTCTTTTGCGGCGGCGACCGGAGCGTCGCAATCGCGGCGGAGCTGCTGCGGCAGGGCAAGGTAATCGCGGTGCCGACGGACACGGTCTACGGTCTCGCCTGCCTGGGTGCGAATTCGTGTGCTATTCAGCGGCTGTACGAGATCAAGCGGCGGGACGAGGGTAAGCCGCTGGCGATCTGCCTGAGCAATGTCAATGAGGTAGGTACGTGGGGCTGCCTGGACGACGTGCCGGCCGGCATGCTGGAAAGTCTGCTTCCCGGGCCGTACACGATATGCCTGCGGCGCACGCGCGCCCTGAACCACGCCCTGAACCCCGGCCTTGACACCGTGGGTATCCGCGTACCCAACGACAAGTTCGTGCGCAGCGTCGCTCAGATTGTCGGCCCACTCGCGCTCACCAGCGCCAACGTCAGCAACGAGCCAAGTAGTCTGCACCCGGACGAGTTCCGTGCGCTGTGGCCGGAGCTCGATGGAATCTTCTACGGCCCTAAGAACTCGAAGAAGCAGATCGATCAACGTAGGGTTGGTTCCACCGTGGTGGATGTGTCGAAGCCGGGTTGTTTTACGGTCGTGCGTCATGGCATCGGCGCGAGTATCATTATTGGGACATTACGCAA AAAACATTCCTGA